The following are encoded together in the Streptomyces sp. NBC_00341 genome:
- the topA gene encoding type I DNA topoisomerase, which translates to MSPTSETAQGGRRLVIVESPAKAKTIKGYLGPGYVVEASVGHIRDLPNGAAEVPDEYTGEVRRLGVDVENDFQPIYVVNADKKAQVRKLKQLLAESDELFLATDEDREGEAIAWHLQEVLKPKVPVHRMVFHEITKDAIRAAVANPRELNQRMVDAQETRRILDRLYGYEVSPVLWKKVMPRLSAGRVQSVATRLVVERERERIAFRSAEYWDLTGTFATGRSGDASDPSTLTARLSAVDGRRIAQGRDFGPDGRLKSASGQTLHLDETNARALAAALADSSFAVRSVESKPYRRSPYAPFRTTTLQQEASRKLGFGAKATMQVAQKLYENGFITYMRTDSTTLSDTAISAARAQVTQLYGANYLPDKPRTYAGKVKNAQEAHEAIRPSGDRFRTPAETGLTGDQFRLYELIWKRTVASQMKDAVGNSVTVKIGGRASDGRDAEFSASGKTITFHGFMKAYVEGADDPNAELDDRERRLPQVAEGDALSADEVTVDGHATKPPARYTEASLVKELEEREIGRPSTYASIIGTILDRGYVFKKGTALVPSFLSFAVVNLLEKHFGRLVDYDFTARMEDDLDRIARGEAQSVPWLKRFYFGAQPGDDTAGAGKASDAGNGDGDHLGGLKELVTDLGAIDAREISSFPVGNDIKLRVGRYGPYIERGEKDSEGHQRADVPEDLAPDELSVEYAEELLAKPSGDFELGADPASGNQIIAKDGRYGPYVTEVLPEGTPKTGKNAVKPRTASLFKSMSLDTVTLADALKLMSLPRVVGEDAEGVEITAQNGRYGPYLKKGTDSRSLTSEDQLFDITLEEALAIYAQPKQRGRAAAKPPLKELGTDPVSGAPVVVKDGRFGAYVTDGETNATLRSDDSVEEITPERGYELLAEKRAKGPAKKKTAKKAPAKKATAKKAPAKKATAAKKTAAKKTTSTAAKKTTAKKTTAAAAKKSASASASASSSSEE; encoded by the coding sequence TTGTCCCCGACCAGCGAGACCGCACAGGGCGGCCGCCGACTCGTCATCGTCGAGTCGCCTGCCAAGGCGAAGACGATCAAGGGCTATCTCGGCCCCGGATACGTCGTCGAGGCGAGCGTCGGGCACATCCGCGACCTCCCGAACGGCGCGGCGGAGGTGCCGGACGAGTACACCGGCGAGGTGCGCCGGCTCGGCGTGGACGTCGAGAACGACTTCCAGCCCATCTACGTCGTCAATGCCGATAAGAAGGCCCAGGTCAGGAAGCTCAAGCAGCTGCTGGCCGAGTCGGACGAACTCTTCCTCGCCACCGATGAGGACCGCGAGGGCGAAGCCATCGCGTGGCACCTGCAGGAAGTCCTCAAGCCCAAGGTCCCGGTCCACCGGATGGTCTTCCACGAGATCACCAAGGACGCGATCCGGGCCGCCGTCGCCAACCCGCGCGAGCTGAACCAGCGCATGGTCGACGCCCAGGAGACCCGACGCATCCTCGACCGCCTCTACGGCTACGAGGTCTCGCCGGTCCTGTGGAAGAAGGTCATGCCGCGGCTGTCGGCGGGCCGTGTCCAGTCGGTCGCCACCCGGCTCGTCGTCGAGCGGGAGCGCGAGCGCATCGCCTTCCGCTCCGCCGAGTACTGGGACCTGACCGGCACGTTCGCCACCGGCCGCAGCGGTGACGCCTCCGACCCCTCGACGCTCACCGCCCGCCTCAGCGCGGTCGACGGGCGCCGCATCGCCCAGGGCCGTGACTTCGGTCCGGACGGCCGGCTGAAGTCCGCCTCCGGTCAGACGCTGCACCTGGACGAGACGAACGCCCGCGCCCTGGCCGCCGCGCTCGCCGACTCCTCGTTCGCCGTCCGGTCCGTCGAGTCGAAGCCGTACCGCCGTTCCCCGTACGCCCCCTTCCGTACGACGACCCTCCAGCAGGAGGCGAGCCGGAAGCTGGGCTTCGGGGCCAAGGCCACCATGCAGGTCGCGCAGAAGCTGTACGAGAACGGCTTCATCACCTATATGCGTACCGACTCCACGACCCTCTCGGACACCGCGATCTCCGCGGCCCGTGCCCAGGTCACGCAGTTGTACGGCGCCAATTACCTGCCGGACAAGCCGCGCACGTACGCCGGCAAGGTCAAGAACGCGCAGGAGGCGCACGAGGCGATCCGCCCCTCCGGCGACCGCTTCCGCACGCCTGCCGAGACCGGCCTCACCGGCGACCAGTTCCGGCTCTACGAGCTGATCTGGAAGCGGACCGTCGCCTCCCAGATGAAGGACGCGGTCGGTAACTCCGTCACCGTCAAGATCGGCGGCCGGGCGAGCGACGGCCGCGACGCCGAGTTCTCCGCGTCCGGCAAGACGATCACCTTCCACGGCTTCATGAAGGCGTACGTCGAAGGCGCCGACGACCCGAACGCCGAGCTGGACGACCGCGAGCGCCGGCTGCCGCAGGTCGCCGAGGGCGACGCGCTGTCCGCCGACGAGGTCACCGTCGACGGCCACGCGACGAAGCCGCCGGCCAGGTACACCGAGGCCTCGCTGGTCAAGGAGCTGGAAGAGCGCGAGATCGGCCGCCCGTCGACGTACGCCTCGATCATCGGGACGATCCTCGACCGCGGGTACGTGTTCAAGAAGGGCACGGCGCTCGTGCCGTCGTTCCTCTCGTTCGCCGTGGTCAATCTGCTGGAGAAGCACTTCGGCCGGCTCGTCGACTACGACTTCACGGCTCGTATGGAGGACGACCTCGACCGCATCGCCCGCGGTGAGGCCCAGTCCGTGCCGTGGCTGAAGCGCTTCTACTTCGGTGCGCAGCCCGGTGACGACACGGCCGGTGCCGGAAAGGCGTCCGACGCGGGCAACGGCGACGGCGACCACCTCGGCGGGCTCAAGGAGCTCGTCACGGACCTCGGCGCGATCGACGCCCGGGAGATCTCCTCGTTCCCCGTCGGCAACGACATCAAGCTCCGCGTCGGCCGCTACGGCCCGTACATCGAGCGCGGCGAGAAGGACTCCGAGGGCCACCAGCGCGCGGACGTCCCCGAGGACCTGGCGCCCGACGAGCTGTCCGTCGAGTACGCGGAGGAGCTGCTGGCCAAGCCGAGCGGCGACTTCGAGCTCGGTGCGGACCCGGCCAGCGGGAACCAGATCATCGCCAAGGACGGGCGCTACGGTCCGTACGTCACCGAGGTGCTGCCCGAGGGCACGCCGAAGACCGGCAAGAACGCGGTGAAGCCGCGGACGGCTTCGTTGTTCAAGTCGATGTCGCTGGACACGGTGACGCTGGCCGACGCGCTGAAGCTGATGTCGCTGCCGCGCGTCGTCGGTGAGGACGCCGAGGGTGTCGAGATCACCGCGCAGAACGGCCGCTACGGCCCGTACCTGAAGAAGGGCACGGACTCGCGGTCGCTGACCTCCGAGGACCAGCTCTTCGACATCACCCTCGAAGAGGCCCTGGCGATCTACGCCCAGCCCAAGCAGCGCGGCCGGGCCGCGGCCAAGCCGCCGCTGAAGGAACTGGGCACGGACCCGGTGAGTGGTGCTCCGGTCGTCGTGAAGGACGGGCGCTTCGGCGCGTACGTCACCGATGGCGAGACGAACGCGACGCTGCGGTCCGACGACAGCGTCGAGGAGATCACGCCGGAGCGCGGCTACGAGCTGCTCGCGGAGAAGCGGGCCAAGGGGCCGGCCAAGAAGAAGACGGCGAAGAAGGCCCCGGCCAAGAAGGCGACCGCGAAGAAGGCGCCGGCGAAGAAGGCGACCGCGGCGAAGAAGACTGCGGCCAAGAAGACGACTTCGACTGCGGCGAAGAAGACGACTGCGAAGAAGACGACTGCGGCGGCGGCGAAGAAGTCTGCCTCTGCCTCTGCCTCTGCTTCGTCGTCGTCGGAGGAGTGA
- a CDS encoding methyltransferase yields the protein MGHVSKTSLPAPDHATRLREALLAAAFTADGLLDLLGAPAYAALARSETVPALRATRGEAPLDTLVRLFLLQRPVPAGRAAAVLPLPECVADGWLTESDGEVRASVDVRPYGGPDGQDWFIVSDLGCAVGGAGGIGSHEEGVVLGIGGASTTLAGITVRRPVATALDIGTGSGIQALHASQHATRVTATDLNPRALGFTRLTLALSGAAPADLREGSLYEPVAGETYDLIVSNPPFVISPGARLTYRDGGMAGDDLCRTLVQQTGERLNEGGYAHFLANWQHTEDEEWQDRLRSWVPHGCDAWIVQREVQDVTQYAELWLRDSGDHRTEPAEYAARYDAWLDEFEASGTKGVGFGWITLRKSAAADAGDASIVIEEWPHAVEQPLGPAIEAHFARQDYLRQQDDAALLTGHFTLAAEVVQEQVGLPGAEDPEHVVLRQNRGMRRATKVDAVGAGFAGVCDGSLPAGRILDAIAQLMNEDPVLLRDRTPQAIRLLVEEGFLEPVPPAGRTAG from the coding sequence ATGGGTCACGTGAGTAAGACCAGCCTTCCCGCACCCGACCATGCGACCCGGCTTCGCGAAGCCCTGCTCGCCGCCGCCTTCACCGCCGACGGGCTCCTCGACCTGCTCGGCGCACCCGCCTACGCCGCGCTCGCGCGCAGTGAGACCGTCCCGGCGCTGCGTGCGACCCGGGGTGAGGCGCCGCTCGACACGCTCGTGCGGCTCTTCCTCCTCCAGCGCCCGGTCCCCGCCGGGCGGGCGGCCGCCGTGCTGCCGCTGCCGGAATGCGTGGCCGACGGCTGGCTGACCGAGTCGGACGGCGAGGTGCGCGCGTCCGTCGACGTACGCCCCTACGGCGGACCGGACGGCCAGGACTGGTTCATCGTCTCCGACCTGGGCTGCGCCGTCGGCGGCGCGGGCGGCATCGGCTCGCACGAGGAGGGCGTCGTCCTCGGTATCGGCGGCGCCTCCACCACTCTCGCCGGCATCACCGTCCGCAGGCCCGTCGCCACCGCCCTCGACATCGGTACGGGCTCCGGCATCCAGGCGCTGCACGCTTCGCAGCACGCCACCCGGGTCACCGCCACCGACCTCAACCCGCGCGCCCTCGGCTTCACCCGGCTCACCCTCGCCCTGTCCGGCGCGGCCCCGGCCGATCTGCGCGAGGGCTCCCTCTACGAACCGGTCGCCGGGGAGACGTACGACCTGATCGTCTCCAACCCGCCCTTCGTCATCTCGCCCGGCGCCCGGCTCACCTACCGCGACGGCGGAATGGCGGGCGACGACCTGTGCCGGACCCTGGTGCAGCAGACCGGCGAGCGGCTGAACGAGGGCGGGTACGCCCATTTCCTGGCCAACTGGCAGCACACAGAGGACGAGGAGTGGCAGGACCGGCTGCGCTCCTGGGTCCCGCACGGCTGTGACGCCTGGATCGTGCAGCGCGAGGTCCAGGACGTCACGCAGTACGCGGAGCTGTGGCTGCGCGACAGCGGCGACCACCGCACGGAGCCGGCGGAGTACGCGGCGCGGTACGACGCCTGGCTGGACGAGTTCGAGGCCAGTGGGACCAAGGGCGTCGGGTTCGGCTGGATCACGCTGCGGAAGTCCGCCGCGGCGGACGCCGGAGACGCGTCGATCGTGATCGAGGAGTGGCCGCACGCGGTGGAGCAGCCGCTCGGTCCGGCCATCGAGGCGCACTTCGCCCGTCAGGACTACCTGCGGCAACAGGACGACGCGGCGCTGCTGACCGGCCATTTCACGCTGGCGGCCGAGGTGGTCCAGGAGCAGGTCGGGCTGCCTGGCGCGGAGGACCCCGAGCACGTGGTGCTCCGTCAGAACCGCGGTATGCGGCGCGCGACGAAGGTCGACGCGGTGGGAGCGGGGTTCGCCGGTGTGTGCGACGGATCGCTGCCGGCCGGCCGGATCCTCGACGCCATCGCCCAGTTGATGAACGAGGACCCGGTGCTGCTGCGCGACCGCACCCCGCAGGCCATCCGGCTGCTGGTCGAGGAGGGCTTCCTGGAGCCGGTGCCCCCGGCAGGGCGGACGGCCGGATGA
- a CDS encoding small secreted protein: MNKKLAAALSGGAVLVLTLSGCSDDSDNKVNDWAKKVCDQVQPQLQKIANANASIQQQTADNSKPADVQKTDSAAFQQISQAYKALGSAVDSAGPPPVDDGETTQKEAVKELNASSAAYANLQKKVDDLNTKDQAKFADGLKGIADELNKISTNGDQALKKLQSGEVGSAMAKQKGCQKPTAPASPSAGTSKSASPSKDSKDSQDSKSSEDPKDAKKASSSASPSEKS, from the coding sequence GTGAACAAGAAGCTTGCGGCCGCGCTGTCCGGCGGTGCGGTACTGGTACTTACGCTGTCGGGCTGCAGCGACGACAGCGACAACAAGGTGAACGACTGGGCCAAGAAGGTCTGTGACCAGGTCCAGCCCCAGCTGCAGAAGATCGCGAACGCCAACGCCTCCATCCAGCAGCAGACCGCCGACAACAGCAAGCCCGCCGACGTCCAGAAGACCGACTCGGCCGCCTTCCAGCAGATCTCCCAGGCCTACAAGGCGCTGGGCTCGGCGGTCGACTCTGCGGGCCCGCCGCCGGTCGACGACGGCGAGACCACGCAGAAGGAAGCCGTGAAGGAGCTCAACGCCTCCTCCGCGGCCTACGCGAATCTGCAGAAGAAGGTCGATGACCTCAACACGAAGGACCAGGCGAAGTTCGCCGACGGCCTCAAGGGCATCGCTGACGAGCTGAACAAGATCAGCACCAACGGTGACCAGGCGCTGAAGAAGCTCCAGTCCGGCGAGGTCGGCAGCGCGATGGCCAAGCAGAAGGGCTGCCAGAAGCCGACGGCCCCCGCATCGCCGTCGGCCGGCACCTCGAAGTCGGCTTCGCCCTCGAAGGACTCGAAGGACTCGCAGGACTCGAAGAGCTCCGAGGACCCGAAGGACGCGAAGAAGGCGTCTTCCTCGGCCTCGCCCAGCGAGAAGTCGTAA
- a CDS encoding sodium-translocating pyrophosphatase: protein MAGFGTTPLAELTQFSALSDPPTTLAAAVLTDDNRVIVIVVAVVAVAALLVAQLLARQVLAAGEGTDRMKEIAAAVQEGANAYLARQLRTVGIFAVVVFFLLFLLPADNWSQRAGRSVFFLVGALFSAATGYIGMRLAVRSNVRVAAAAREATPAEGEPEKDLTAVSHKAMKIAFRTGGVVGMITVGLGLLGASCVVLGYAADAPKVLEGFGLGAALIAMFMRVGGGIFTKAADVGADLVGKVEQGIPEDDPRNAATIADNVGDNVGDCAGMAADLFESYAVTLVAALILGKAAFGDAGLAFPLIVPAIGVITAMIGVFAVAPRRSDRSGMTAINRGFFISAVISLVLVAVAVFVYLPSTYADLDGVTDESITSHGGDPRVFALVAVAIGIVLAALIQQLTGYFTETNRRPVRDIGKSSLTGPATVVLAGISIGLESAVYTALLIGLGVYGAFLLGGTSIMLALFAVALAGTGLLTTVGVIVAMDTFGPVSDNAQGIAEMSGDVTGAGAQVLTDLDAVGNTTKAITKGIAIATAVLAAAALFGSYRDAIATAVDDVGASAGEMGLSLDISQPNNLVGLILGAAVVFLFSGLAINAVSRSAGAVVYEVRRQFREHPGIMDYTEKPEYGRVVDICTKDALRELATPGLLAVLAPIAVGFSFGVGALGSYLAGAIGTGTLMAVFLANSGGAWDNAKKLVEDGHHGGKGSDAHAATVIGDTVGDPFKDTAGPAINPLLKVMNLVALLIAPAVVKFSYGEDANAGVRAVVAVLAVVVIIGAVYVSKRRGIAVGDDGDSGGEGGGSSARPTDPAAVQ, encoded by the coding sequence ATGGCGGGGTTCGGCACCACACCACTGGCAGAACTGACGCAGTTTTCCGCACTTTCCGACCCACCCACCACTCTCGCGGCAGCGGTGCTCACCGATGACAACCGTGTCATCGTGATCGTCGTCGCGGTCGTCGCCGTCGCGGCACTGCTGGTAGCCCAGCTGCTGGCTCGCCAGGTGCTGGCGGCCGGTGAGGGCACCGATCGCATGAAGGAGATCGCGGCGGCCGTCCAGGAAGGCGCGAACGCCTATCTGGCCCGGCAGTTGCGAACCGTAGGCATCTTCGCCGTCGTCGTATTCTTCCTGCTCTTCCTGCTTCCGGCCGACAACTGGTCGCAGCGCGCAGGGCGTTCGGTGTTCTTCCTGGTCGGTGCGCTTTTCTCGGCGGCCACCGGATACATCGGGATGCGGCTCGCCGTACGGAGCAATGTGCGGGTGGCCGCCGCCGCGCGTGAGGCGACTCCCGCGGAAGGCGAACCGGAAAAGGATCTCACCGCCGTTTCGCACAAAGCAATGAAGATCGCATTCCGTACCGGGGGTGTGGTCGGCATGATCACCGTGGGCCTCGGGCTCCTGGGCGCCTCCTGCGTGGTGCTCGGCTACGCCGCGGACGCGCCCAAGGTGCTGGAGGGCTTCGGGCTCGGAGCGGCGCTGATCGCGATGTTCATGAGGGTCGGTGGAGGCATCTTCACCAAGGCGGCCGACGTCGGCGCGGACCTGGTCGGCAAGGTGGAACAGGGCATTCCGGAGGACGATCCGCGCAACGCGGCCACCATCGCGGACAACGTGGGCGACAACGTCGGGGACTGCGCGGGCATGGCGGCCGACCTCTTCGAGTCGTACGCCGTGACGCTGGTCGCCGCGCTCATCCTCGGCAAGGCCGCGTTCGGTGACGCGGGACTGGCCTTCCCGCTCATCGTGCCGGCGATCGGTGTGATCACCGCGATGATCGGCGTCTTCGCGGTCGCGCCGCGCCGCAGCGACCGCAGTGGGATGACCGCCATCAACCGCGGTTTCTTCATCTCGGCGGTCATCTCGCTCGTTCTGGTGGCCGTGGCGGTCTTCGTCTATCTGCCGTCCACCTACGCGGATCTGGACGGTGTCACCGATGAGTCCATCACCTCGCACGGCGGGGACCCGCGGGTGTTCGCGCTGGTCGCCGTTGCCATCGGCATCGTGCTGGCAGCCCTGATCCAGCAGCTCACGGGCTATTTCACCGAGACCAACCGACGTCCGGTCAGGGACATCGGCAAGTCCTCGCTGACCGGACCGGCCACCGTCGTACTCGCCGGTATCTCCATCGGTCTGGAGTCCGCCGTCTACACCGCGCTGCTGATCGGGCTCGGTGTCTACGGGGCGTTCCTGCTCGGCGGTACGTCGATCATGCTGGCGCTCTTCGCGGTGGCACTGGCCGGGACCGGCCTGCTCACGACCGTCGGGGTCATCGTCGCCATGGACACCTTCGGCCCGGTTTCCGACAACGCCCAGGGCATCGCTGAGATGTCCGGTGATGTGACCGGTGCCGGTGCCCAGGTCCTCACCGATCTGGACGCCGTCGGCAACACCACCAAGGCCATCACCAAGGGCATCGCCATCGCGACCGCCGTTCTGGCGGCGGCGGCGCTCTTCGGCTCCTACCGCGACGCGATCGCCACCGCGGTCGACGACGTCGGAGCCTCGGCCGGGGAGATGGGGCTGAGCCTCGACATCTCGCAGCCCAACAACCTGGTTGGCCTGATCCTCGGCGCCGCGGTCGTCTTCCTCTTCTCCGGCCTGGCCATCAACGCGGTGTCCCGGTCCGCCGGGGCGGTCGTCTACGAGGTGCGGCGGCAGTTCCGCGAGCACCCCGGGATCATGGACTACACCGAGAAGCCGGAGTACGGGCGCGTCGTCGACATCTGCACCAAGGACGCGCTGCGCGAGCTGGCCACGCCCGGTCTGCTGGCGGTGCTGGCGCCGATCGCGGTCGGTTTCAGCTTCGGGGTCGGGGCACTCGGCTCGTATCTCGCCGGGGCGATCGGCACCGGGACGCTGATGGCGGTCTTCCTCGCCAACTCCGGCGGTGCCTGGGACAACGCCAAGAAGCTCGTCGAGGACGGTCACCACGGCGGCAAGGGGAGCGACGCCCATGCCGCGACCGTCATCGGTGACACGGTCGGTGACCCGTTCAAGGACACGGCCGGGCCGGCGATCAACCCCTTGCTCAAGGTGATGAACCTGGTGGCGCTGCTCATCGCTCCCGCGGTGGTGAAGTTCAGCTACGGGGAGGACGCGAACGCCGGGGTGCGCGCGGTGGTCGCGGTGCTCGCTGTCGTCGTCATCATCGGTGCGGTCTACGTCTCCAAGCGGCGCGGGATCGCCGTGGGGGACGACGGCGACTCCGGTGGCGAGGGCGGAGGCAGCTCGGCCCGGCCGACCGACCCGGCGGCCGTTCAGTGA
- a CDS encoding ATP-binding protein, with translation MATVELRFSAQPEHVRTARLVAAAVARRAGVDEAVLDEVRLAVGEACSRAVGLHRSHGITAPVTVVLTEEEKSFSIEVGDEVPGPGSDGSVPGMSGRGGATSGVGPDEPEPDPEGDGEDEMGLAVISGLVDDVEVRSGADGGVIRMSWPKTPATVLP, from the coding sequence ATGGCCACCGTTGAACTCCGCTTCAGCGCCCAGCCCGAACACGTCAGAACGGCCCGCCTCGTGGCGGCTGCCGTGGCGCGCCGGGCCGGGGTCGACGAGGCCGTGCTCGACGAGGTCAGGCTCGCCGTGGGAGAGGCCTGCAGCCGCGCGGTCGGGCTGCACCGCAGCCACGGCATCACCGCTCCTGTCACGGTCGTCCTGACCGAGGAGGAGAAGTCCTTCTCCATCGAGGTCGGCGACGAGGTGCCGGGCCCGGGTAGCGACGGTTCCGTACCCGGCATGTCCGGACGGGGTGGCGCCACGTCCGGCGTGGGGCCGGACGAGCCGGAACCCGATCCTGAGGGTGACGGCGAGGACGAGATGGGCCTCGCGGTCATCAGCGGTCTGGTCGACGACGTGGAAGTCAGATCGGGCGCGGACGGCGGAGTCATCCGGATGAGCTGGCCGAAGACGCCGGCGACCGTACTTCCCTGA
- a CDS encoding STAS domain-containing protein codes for MDLSLSTRNVSGPGGDRTVVEVGGEIDVYTAPKLREQLVELVNDGSYHLVVDMEGVDFLDSTGLGVLVGGLKRVRAHEGSLRLVCNQERILKIFRITGLTKVFPIHNTVDEAVEATD; via the coding sequence GTGGACCTGTCCTTGTCGACTCGCAATGTGTCCGGCCCTGGTGGCGACCGTACGGTCGTCGAGGTCGGTGGCGAGATTGATGTGTATACCGCGCCCAAGCTGCGCGAGCAGTTGGTCGAGTTGGTGAATGACGGCAGCTACCACTTGGTTGTCGACATGGAAGGCGTCGACTTTCTCGACTCCACCGGCCTCGGCGTGCTCGTGGGCGGCTTGAAGCGCGTGCGGGCCCATGAGGGCTCGTTGCGCCTGGTCTGTAACCAGGAGCGCATTCTCAAGATTTTCAGGATCACCGGTCTCACCAAGGTGTTCCCGATTCACAACACGGTCGACGAGGCCGTCGAGGCAACCGACTGA
- a CDS encoding DEAD/DEAH box helicase — translation MAFNHLPAAMHDALGPLSALPVTHSVPMAKNHRPSRPPESGGFRPSPDVVLDRLAAGAGRAARITHTEHLPPRTGTHAIWPDRIRPEVIAAIQRAGIDHPWAHQAAAAEHALDGESVVIATGTASGKSLAYLAPVLSALLDGSEAPNGRGATALYLAPTKALAADQRRSVKELAAPLGNGIRPAVYDGDTPVEEREWVRQYANYVLTNPDMLHRGILPSHPRWSSFLRALRYVVIDECHTYRGVFGSHVAQVVRRLRRLCARYGADPVFLLASATAAEPSASAGRLTGLRVVEVADDASPRGELVFALWEPPLTELHGEKGAPVRRTATAETADLLTDLTVQGVRSVAFVRSRRGAELISVIAKERLAEVDRSLPARVAAYRGGYLPEERRALERALHSGQLLGLAATTALELGIDVSGLDAVVIAGYPGTRASLWQQAGRAGRAGQGALAILVARDDPLDTFLVHHPEALFQQPVESTVLDPDNPYVLAPHLCAAAAELPLTEADLALFGPAATDLLPQLEAAKLLRRRSSGWHWTRRERAADLTDIRGEGGRPVQIVEEGTGRLLGTVDESAAHTAVHEGAVHLHQGRTYLVRKLDLDDSAALVEEANPPYSTTARDTTAIAVLETDTEIPWGDGRLCYGSVEVTNQVVSFLRRKLISGEVLGETKLDLPPRTLRTRAVWWTVTQDQLDAARINPEILGGALHAAEHASIGMLPLFATCDRWDIGGVSVPLHPDTLLPTVFVYDGHPGGAGFSERAFQTARSWLTATRQAIASCECDAGCPSCIQSPKCGNGNEPLHKRGAVRLLTELLRSAPPEPHAPRDCPEPPASPGSPDSRDAPDPPDSPGPPEPSEPPTGL, via the coding sequence ATGGCATTCAATCACTTACCAGCTGCCATGCACGACGCCTTGGGACCATTGTCCGCCTTGCCAGTGACACACTCGGTGCCGATGGCCAAGAATCACCGCCCCAGTCGACCGCCCGAGAGCGGGGGCTTCCGCCCCTCTCCGGACGTGGTCCTCGACCGGCTCGCCGCAGGGGCGGGCCGGGCCGCGCGCATCACTCATACGGAGCACCTGCCCCCGCGTACGGGAACCCATGCCATCTGGCCCGATCGCATCCGTCCAGAAGTGATCGCCGCCATCCAGCGGGCCGGAATCGATCATCCCTGGGCCCATCAGGCGGCCGCGGCGGAGCACGCGCTGGACGGCGAGTCGGTCGTCATCGCCACCGGAACCGCCTCCGGCAAGTCGCTGGCCTACCTCGCCCCGGTCCTCAGCGCCCTCCTGGACGGCTCAGAGGCTCCCAACGGCCGTGGTGCGACCGCTCTCTACCTCGCCCCCACCAAGGCCCTGGCCGCCGATCAGAGGCGCTCGGTGAAGGAACTCGCGGCTCCGCTGGGCAACGGGATCCGCCCAGCGGTCTACGACGGCGACACCCCCGTCGAGGAACGCGAATGGGTACGCCAGTACGCCAACTACGTCCTCACCAACCCGGACATGCTGCACCGCGGGATACTCCCGTCCCATCCCCGCTGGTCCTCCTTCCTCCGCGCCCTGCGCTATGTCGTCATCGATGAGTGCCACACCTACCGGGGTGTCTTCGGCTCGCACGTCGCCCAGGTGGTGCGCCGGCTACGCCGCCTGTGCGCCCGCTACGGCGCCGATCCCGTGTTCCTGCTGGCCTCAGCCACCGCCGCGGAGCCCTCGGCCTCGGCGGGGCGCCTCACCGGCCTCCGGGTCGTCGAGGTCGCCGATGACGCCTCCCCGCGCGGCGAGCTGGTCTTCGCCCTGTGGGAGCCGCCCCTGACCGAGCTGCACGGCGAGAAGGGCGCCCCCGTACGCCGCACCGCCACGGCGGAGACCGCGGACCTGCTCACCGACCTGACCGTGCAGGGTGTGCGCTCGGTCGCCTTCGTACGCTCCCGGCGCGGCGCCGAGCTCATCTCCGTCATCGCCAAGGAACGCCTCGCGGAGGTCGACCGCTCCCTTCCCGCCCGCGTCGCCGCCTACCGCGGCGGATACCTCCCCGAGGAACGCCGCGCCCTGGAACGCGCTCTGCACTCCGGTCAGCTGCTCGGCCTGGCCGCCACGACCGCCCTCGAACTCGGTATCGACGTCTCCGGCCTGGACGCCGTCGTCATCGCGGGCTACCCGGGTACGAGGGCTTCGCTGTGGCAGCAGGCCGGCCGCGCGGGCCGGGCGGGTCAGGGTGCCCTCGCCATCCTGGTGGCCCGTGACGACCCGCTGGACACCTTCCTCGTCCACCACCCGGAGGCGCTGTTCCAGCAGCCCGTGGAGTCGACCGTCCTCGATCCGGACAACCCGTACGTCCTGGCCCCCCATCTCTGTGCCGCCGCCGCTGAGCTGCCGCTCACCGAGGCCGATCTGGCACTCTTCGGCCCTGCCGCCACCGACCTGCTGCCGCAGCTGGAAGCCGCGAAGCTGCTCCGCAGACGGTCCTCGGGCTGGCACTGGACCCGGCGCGAACGGGCAGCCGACCTCACCGACATCCGGGGCGAGGGCGGCCGCCCCGTCCAGATCGTCGAGGAGGGCACCGGAAGGCTGCTGGGCACCGTCGACGAGTCCGCCGCCCACACCGCAGTCCACGAGGGCGCCGTCCACCTCCACCAGGGCCGCACCTACCTGGTCCGGAAGCTGGACCTCGACGACTCGGCGGCACTGGTCGAGGAGGCGAACCCGCCGTACTCGACGACCGCGCGCGACACGACCGCCATCGCCGTCCTGGAGACCGACACCGAGATCCCGTGGGGCGACGGGCGCCTCTGCTACGGCTCCGTGGAAGTCACCAACCAGGTCGTCTCCTTCCTGCGCCGCAAACTGATCAGCGGAGAGGTGCTGGGCGAGACCAAACTCGACCTTCCGCCCCGCACCCTGCGTACCCGCGCCGTATGGTGGACGGTCACCCAGGACCAGCTCGACGCTGCCCGGATCAACCCGGAGATCCTCGGCGGCGCGCTGCACGCCGCCGAGCACGCGTCCATCGGGATGCTGCCGCTCTTCGCCACCTGCGACCGCTGGGACATCGGCGGCGTGTCCGTACCGCTGCATCCGGATACCCTGCTGCCGACGGTCTTCGTGTACGACGGCCACCCAGGAGGCGCCGGGTTCTCCGAACGGGCCTTCCAGACCGCGCGCAGCTGGCTGACGGCCACGCGGCAGGCCATCGCCTCCTGCGAGTGCGACGCGGGCTGCCCGTCCTGCATCCAGTCCCCGAAGTGCGGCAACGGCAACGAACCTCTGCACAAGCGCGGCGCCGTGCGCCTGCTCACCGAGCTCCTCCGATCCGCACCTCCCGAGCCTCATGCCCCTCGGGACTGCCCGGAACCGCCGGCCTCGCCGGGCTCGCCGGACTCCCGGGATGCCCCGGACCCGCCGGACTCTCCGGGCCCGCCTGAGCCGTCTGAGCCGCCGACGGGCCTGTAG